Proteins from a single region of Mucilaginibacter daejeonensis:
- a CDS encoding DUF4920 domain-containing protein, protein MLTANAQQHKQALPHGMVYGGKPSTVALMRADSVEEAMGKKARTSASVVGTILEVTKEQGGWFTMDAGQGRVIRAHFKNYKVKLPKALKGREVIMQGVATKQFIADDAQPLAGDTVTGKKQHQVKTDPKKRILFEVAGLMINK, encoded by the coding sequence ATGTTGACAGCTAACGCTCAGCAGCACAAGCAGGCCTTGCCGCATGGCATGGTATATGGCGGCAAGCCCTCCACCGTTGCGCTCATGCGTGCCGATAGCGTGGAAGAGGCCATGGGCAAAAAGGCCCGTACCTCAGCATCGGTGGTGGGCACCATATTGGAGGTGACCAAAGAGCAGGGCGGCTGGTTCACGATGGATGCCGGGCAAGGCCGCGTGATCAGGGCACATTTCAAGAACTATAAAGTAAAACTTCCCAAAGCTTTGAAAGGCCGGGAGGTGATCATGCAGGGCGTAGCCACCAAACAGTTCATTGCCGATGATGCCCAACCCCTTGCCGGCGACACCGTGACCGGCAAAAAGCAGCACCAGGTGAAGACCGACCCTAAAAAGCGTATCCTTTTTGAGGTTGCTGGGTTAATGATCAATAAGTAA